ATTCTTGGTCAAGGTCAGTCCAGTACCAGCAGCCTAACAGATAACGTGCTAACGTACTTATCGACACTATGGCCTTTAAGAGGACAGTAAGtgtgatgttgtgtgtttttcctcttcacatcTAATAATGTAAACTTCATATAACTGCCAACCATTTTCAAATCATACTGACTGTTTCAGCACTGATATCTGACCTTCCAGAGAGCTGCTATTAGATCCTGCTCGAGGTGATCAAACACAGTTTGTATTTAGTCATCCTATTGTTAGTTACATTATACTTGTGCTTTATTCActaaaaatgtgtgagaaactgaaaacaaagataaaagcAGAACTGGcagagataaaagataaaaacaggaataaaacTAAAGCAATTGTACCCCGTAATAGCTTTTGAGTTTTATGgactaaataattaattttggGGCTGAATGTTTatgcaacacaaaaacagcaaagagacGATTAGCACCACTGAGCAGTAAAATAAAACGGAGAGTGAGAGAGCTccgtgttttttgtttgtgagggGCTattcacagacaaacagaaacaggaacacGAGCACACAGCGGGgatttgttttgcaaatgaTGACGATTATGGATAGTGATTCGTGcaatgtgctgctgtttaattCAGCCTGTTTGTTCGTCTCGCCCTCCACAGATTCGTTCTACGACACCTTCCACACCACGGCTGATATGATGTATTTCTGTCAGATGATGGCCGTCCTCGAGGTCGTTAATCCCTTGCTGGGTCTGGTTAAGACGGGATTTTTTCCTGCTATGTTACAGGTAATACAGTGGAGACCGTCCCAAACCCGGGTCTTcaatctgctgctgtaacaaccTCTTCCCACCAGGTGTTGAACCTGGCTACAGGGATTTGATAAACCCATTAGAAATAAGTGACTGACTCCTTTTCCACTGTCAGTTTGCcttagtgtttttcttttttttaactgatgaTGGAGGAAGTTTAAGAGTTTTAAATCTCAGACACTGACATGGAGGCTGGTGTGTTATTTCAATCCCTCtttcaaactccacacagactgAGTGCCGTTTGAGTTCTGCTCCATTGTTGACGATGGGAAAATATTAACGTGCCAGCATCCTTCAGTGTCCTAACATCTGATGAAAATTAGTGGATAtgcccagctgctgctgttccatCACCGCCCATTGGAGCTACTGCAGAGTCATTCGACCTGGGAGTGAAGGCTAGTTGTACCCTTTCCCACTGAAGACGAAAGCCAGATGTTTGTGAGGTTTTCTGTCTGGCGTGGAAGCAGTATTAGAGAAGTCGACCTGGCTCACAGTTGTGATTCACTTATTAACTAATCCTGGTTATTGCTAGGAAAGAAGCAAAACTGGCAGTCAGTGGCGAGAAGAGAGACATGATATTCATACAGCAGGCCAGTATCAGAAATGTGTACAGGAAAGCATCCCATCACGCTTCTCACACATCACAGGTCGTACACATCAGCATGCGTCTCCAGGTGACTGGGAGCACTAATGCATGTGAGAATAAAGGCTGTATGGAGCCTTTTGTGGCTCCGGtgggagctgtgtgaagtctgataAATTGCTGGATGGAGCACCTCTTTAAAGGCCTCCGTCTGGTTGCTCTGTGGCCACCATAATGCTGATGTGTGATTACAGTTTTTGAAGTGGTGCACATTGGCTCCAGCAGAGCCGACAGCAAAGCTCCAGGGAAAAGTTTTACCTTCAGTTTTACcactgaactgaacttgaaTCCGAGATGTGatctctttctgctctgtgacGTTGCAGGTGGCCGGCAGGAACGTCATTCTGTTCGTTATCTTCGGCAGCCTGGAGGAGATGCAGAACAAACCCGTGGTCTTCTTCGTTTTCTACCTGTGGAGCACCATCGAGATCTTCAGGTGAGCTCAGAGcaccttcctcccctctctggtGTCTCCCTCTGCGTGTTGTCGCCTACTGTAACATCagctcttccttctcttcctcatcaGGTACCCCTTCTACATGCTGGCCTGCATCGGCacagagtggaagctgttgacGTGGCTCAGGTACAGCCTCTGGATCCCGCTGTACCCACTGGGGGTTGTGGCTGAAGGTTAGCGACTAGTTTGTTATGTCGACTGACAAAACGGAGGCCTGGACCAAAACTCCTGCCGTTCGTTGGTAGTTTCCGCTGACTGCgttttgttctgtttgcagCGGTGGCTGTGATTCAGTCTCTGCCCGTCTTTGACGAGACTCGTTTGTTCAGCCTCCCCCTCCCGGCGGCGCTGGGACACTCTTTAAGCTTCTCCTACACCCTGCAGCTATACCTGATCTTCATGTTCCTGGGTGAGACAACTGCTCACATACTAACGACTAACACAAtaaccacaaacaaaacaactaacacaaggaatgttttaaactaaGCCCAGGATACTTAAAAACTACTGACAGCATTCTGGGcgtctttcatttcatttgcctATGCAAACGCGTCTCTGTAAACTCCGTCCTTGTGGAGGAATTAATGAATTGCTTGCAACGTCTTTAAAGTACTGCTGTGCAAACAGAGCTTTTTAACTGAtctttttgttatatatttagCATACAGCTTCCATTGACTTCACCCTGACACAggtctctcctcctcctcctcaggacTCTTCATCAATTTCCGACACCTGTACAAGCAGAGGAAGAGACGATACCGCTCGAAGAAAAGGAAAGTCCACTGAATGATCAGCACACGCTGTGAACCGCCGTCCACTTCAGacaaagcagctgttttatttttgtctaatTGCCTTTACTCTtcttcctacacacacacacacacactgactgcaggCCAGATGTATAAACGATGCATACAACAACTGTGTGTACacccccccaaccaccaccaccaccaccacacacacacacacacacacacacagtgttttccagtttcacagcttgtgttttgatgtttggaGCTGCTTCCCTGTTACTGGTCGTTTCATTTGATCCTGAGCACAAAGTCAAGCCTGTTTCAGTATGAGCTCTGCAGATTAGTCACTGATTGACGTTtactgctgatgatgatggttgAGGTGTTACCGTGGTGATGACTTACAGGCACGTATGATGAGTTAATGGTATGGGCCCTGCAAATAGCCACAGCTGTGAGTCACATGTCATGACAGCCGCTCTGTATGAGAACCTCGCTGATGACACACTGTGTCAAACTGCACTTTTTCTACTCTGACTGGATTAATGACTGCTGGAGCAGCAACACACATCGATATTCCAACGTCGTGGTGTTTAAggtcatttctgtctgtttgtgtctaaTTGTGTGCCTGTTGGGTGGTGATCAGTACATCAGCTAAATGTACCCACGAATCTACGCAGGGACAACAACAGTCAAGCAAGGATTTTCACACCCCTGGCTGTCAGTAGCTTTAGACAACGTACCATAGCGCCCTCTACTGACCAGCCACTTCTGGTCAGGAGTTTTGTGCACCTGGCCCTGGGCGGTGGTGAACTGGTCACTTTGTCCCTCCACTGGGTGAACTGGTAACCTTGTCCAAACCGGATCCTGTAATCCTTCTGCAGCAGCTCGATGACGCACCGCCGACCGTCAGCTGAAAACTGTGTGCTGGTGGATCCATCGCTTTCCGACTGAGTTTGAGTTGACGTTTATTCTCTGAAACTGTTCATACTTATCaagatttctgtctgtctgctttgttCTGTCTTATGTCTGATTTTCTTGCTGGGAcatgtaggattttttttttttgtttaaaagttACAATAAAGTTACATGTGTTTTCActatattcattttaattcatattaTTCACACTATTTATAGAATTAGAGGACTTGTTGGTTCAAAAATAACTTTGTTACCCTCCAAATGGTTCTTCAGAGCATGTTTTAATGGAGTCTTTAAACCCATTAATGAACTTTGtataaacttttgtttttatactctCTGCTGTGGTGCGTTCACGGATGCTTTACTGTCTGTGAATTTAGAATTTACTTCATTGTTTAAACtgcaaaagacaagaaaatttATATAATCATCTCCCTAATGTTCAAGTTTGCTTGTgctctttttggttttttgttttactgtatgaaaagccttcaaaaacaaaatgctttttgtcACCATCACTTTGATAATTGTTCTTGCAAGTATTAAACTCGCACATTCTTGGAAAACCAGTCAGTAGTGATGTACAGTTTACACAATttggagttaaaaaaaaaaagttcaaacaaacactttaaTGCTCA
The Scatophagus argus isolate fScaArg1 chromosome 1, fScaArg1.pri, whole genome shotgun sequence DNA segment above includes these coding regions:
- the LOC124062613 gene encoding very-long-chain (3R)-3-hydroxyacyl-CoA dehydratase-like, which encodes MQLLTPHVYWAQRHGEIYLRVELSDAKNLDISLQENNTLQFRARGHGAKGDNEYEFSLEFLEPVSPEINHKSTQRQVDIKIRKQEERWWDRLTLQEKKPLFLAPDFDRWLDESDAEMELQAKEEEKINRISVESRVRKDPYVGLKKGYLFMYNLVQFLGFSWIFVNMTVRLFILGQDSFYDTFHTTADMMYFCQMMAVLEVVNPLLGLVKTGFFPAMLQVAGRNVILFVIFGSLEEMQNKPVVFFVFYLWSTIEIFRYPFYMLACIGTEWKLLTWLRYSLWIPLYPLGVVAEAVAVIQSLPVFDETRLFSLPLPAALGHSLSFSYTLQLYLIFMFLGLFINFRHLYKQRKRRYRSKKRKVH